The following coding sequences lie in one Fusarium poae strain DAOMC 252244 chromosome 1, whole genome shotgun sequence genomic window:
- a CDS encoding hypothetical protein (BUSCO:5961at5125), whose amino-acid sequence MEPALAASAPGSGVTEPSASSDTRSDTKTPPGASATSAAATSTSYYPVDNNADSRPSSSASSHSFQLQKQSNVPAPGPPSPATLARSQTADVLPGSSSVPGPDSVTSPSGSVQSSGGFIKRKPLSSSASAIALRFSSSGSPVPSPIDLPLPSQRFSRPELIDSPTFYEFSSASRNGPQTAQAPDVNLASLAATTPGTQNIPGHSPTASSSDFSDVLDGYDDLISESKSESGPDVTRETILDGSDTENDNDENEDKKTKNIDSRDKEIAIVPNPAEPTQPKDHSEVDAQRAQSPSSDNTISHPKLAPAPMFVPKPAPPHLKLDKVTIDVANYDSSPDDPHSPSGQNTPSPQLNKPLPKSPGQNSPFASLFNWAAPSPSPSATEFSSAYSPLSPSKYGAANDTVSNPQPVDQEYAASSPAYAQIDEMEDELKAISAELASSIRREMDLEDLVDRLQEQINNPQAPGKRSSDYYSDSGYSSAKLSEAEPSREELEKVQRRSEQEKASIRLELTNKLQDERGRRKELDQQIKSLAEKASQVDLAQMNNQDASGRLKDLETTCGDLRRRLSEERVVKNNFEDLINAIRGELHEATSERDNLRDEVVPQLRARVEGLEIEAAEYSNLTYESSKMQQELHMLRKEYDVLRSGSRPGSPTPSLNNTRMSRAMSGGFGGGLARSNSVATGSFRGQRPSGLSRSNSVKNVQTESREALSERLKDVEAQRDALHSALKNLLDRQEFQNRENEKKIRMLQNERERLLSANPRKAGFEREISNLRTEINVLRRRAEDALEQKWQVESGLGGLKMDLDKAEQEIALLRALLEEKDILIPPSFARSSGSSTGSNSFGSTPVTSESLAKAYDQLKAAYAESLERIKELENETGADEKTQLAVERLEHTLSIAVSERDAAKFEIDSLRNQYETTSELETKGIESERALADELNDSARRVGELASQVQQQLAANAQLRERLSNAVIRGDNDRKSNSDRIAALQVSLKSMEEKLIAAQTASEDRVNRHEEEITAIRDAHNAQLQRMSNNASFYGPRSPSFQANRKPSLLSPISPRFPGSLRSPRLSEKSFEEAAQMEALRQRVTELEKALEDAEKDMQDVIARMSTAQIEVLTLQDEREAAVRETRRLQKLLEEERVKSFEDRFRTLSGNV is encoded by the exons ATGGAACCCGCCCTGGCTGCTTCCGCTCCGGGGTCTGGAGTAACGGAGCCTTCTGCATCTTCTGATACTCGTTCTGATACCAAGACACCTCCTGGCGCATCTGCAACTTCTGCTGCTGCAACCTCAACCTCTTATTACCCTGTCGATAATAACGCCGACTCTCGTCCGTCCTCTTCAGCATCGAGCCATTCGTTTCAACTCCAAAAACAATCAAACGTACCCGCTCCCGGTCCGCCATCTCCAGCAACTCTCGCTCGATCTCAGACGGCCGACGTCCTGCCCGGCTCGTCCTCCGTCCCCGGCCCCGACTCTGTCACCTCGCCTTCTGGTTCTGTTCAATCTTCTGGAGGCTTCATCAAGCGCAAGCCTCTCTCCTCGTCGGCATCGGCGATTGCTCTGCGCTTCTCGTCATCAGGATCACCTGTGCCGTCGCCCATTGACTTGCCATTGCCGAGCCAAAGGTTCTCTAGACCTGAACTTATCGACAGTCCTACCTTCTACGAATTTTCTTCCGCTTCTCGCAACGGGCCGCAAACCGCCCA AGCTCCCGACGTCAACCTGGCGTCCCTTGCCGCGACAACCCCTGGAACACAGAACATTCCTGGACACAGCCCTACTGCCTCCAGCTCTGACTTCTCAGATGTCCTGGATGGGTATGACGATTTGATATCCGAATCTAAATCAGAATCTGGACCAGACGTTACCCGTGAGACTATCCTTGATGGGAGTGACACAGAAAACGATAACGACGAAAACGAAGACAAGAAAACCAAAAATATTGATTCGAGGGACAAAGAAATTGCCATTGTTCCCAACCCCGCTGAGCCAACACAGCCAAAAGACCACTCTGAAGTTGATGCTCAAAGAGCTCAATCGCCTTCATCCGATAATACTATATCACACCCGAAACTGGCCCCCGCTCCCATGTTTGTTCCAAAGCCAGCACCGCCCCATCTCAAGCTCGACAAGGTCACAATTGACGTTGCGAACTACGACTCATCACCGGATGATCCCCATTCACCATCGGGCCAAAATACACCATCGCCCCAGCTCAACAAACCTTTGCCCAAGTCGCCAGGCCAGAACTCACCGTTTGCTTCTCTCTTCAACTGGGCAGCGCCCTCACCTTCACCTTCTGCGACGGAATTTTCGTCCGCATATTCGCCGTTATCTCCTTCAAAGTACGGCGCAGCCAATGATACGGTTAGCAACCCTCAACCTGTCGATCAAGAATATGCCGCCAGT TCCCCCGCTTACGCACAAATTGACGAAATGGAAGACGAACTGAAAGCCATCAGCGCCGAGCTGGCAAGCTCCATTCGGCGCGAAATGGACCTGGAAGACCTGGTAGACCGGCTCCAGGAACAGATAAACAACCCTCAGGCCCCTGGTAAGAGGTCAAGCGATTACTACTCCGACTCGGGTTACAGCTCGGCAAAGTTGAGCGAGGCCGAGCCGAGTCGAGAGGAACTTGAAAAGGTTCAAAGGAGGTCTGAACAAGAGAAGGCTTCGATCAGATTAGAACTCACAAACAAACTCCAAGATGAGAGGgggagaagaaaagagcttGATCAGCAGATCAAGTCGCTTGCTGAAAAGGCGTCGCAAGTTGACCTTGCCCAAATGAACAACCAAGACGCTAGCGGACGATTAAAGGATCTTGAGACCACCTGCGGCGACCTCAGGAGGCGATTGTCGGAGGAGCGTGTTGTCAAGAACAACTTTGAGGACCTCATCAACGCTATCCGAGGAGAGCTTCACGAGGCCACCAGCGAGCGAGACAACCTCCGCGACGAGGTTGTTCCTCAGCTAAGGGCTCGTGTCGAGGGCCTTGAGATTGAGGCTGCTGAATACTCCAACTTGACCTATGAGTCTTCAAAAATGCAGCAGGAGCTTCACATGCTGAGGAAGGAATACGACGTGCTGCGAAGCGGATCAAGACCTGGTTCCCCTACGCCGTCGCTCAATAACACTCGCATGTCTCGTGCCATGTCTGGTGGCTTCGGTGGCGGTCTTGCCAGATCCAACTCGGTCGCCACTGGCTCGTTCCGTGGCCAGCGTCCTTCAGGCCTGTCCAGATCTAACAGTGTTAAAAACGTGCAGACCGAGTCCAGAGAAGCACTTTCGGAGAGATTAAAGGATGTCGAGGCTCAGAGAGATGCCCTCCACAGCGCCCTGAAGAACCTTCTCGACCGTCAGGAGTTCCAAAACCGCGAaaacgagaagaagattaGAATGTTGCAGAACGAGCGGGAGAGGCTCCTTTCAGCAAACCCACGCAAGGCCGGCTTCGAACGAGAAATATCTAACCTTCGTACTGAGATCAATGTTTTGCGTCGCCGAGCTGAAGATGCCCTTGAGCAGAAGTGGCAGGTGGAAAGCGGCCTTGGTGGTCTCAAAATGGATCTGGACAAGGCAGAGCAGGAAATTGCCCTACTTCGCGCTCTcttggaggagaaggatatCCTTATCCCCCCCTCCTTCGCCCGTTCAAGTGGCTCAAGCACTGGCAGCAACTCATTCGGTAGCACACCAGTAACATCCGAGTCGCTTGCAAAGGCATACGACCAATTGAAGGCCGCCTATGCCGAATCACTTGAAAGAATCAAGGAACTCGAGAACGAGACCGGTGCGGATGAGAAGACCCAGCTTGCTGTCGAGCGTCTCGAGCACACTCTTTCCATTGCAGTCTCTGAGCGCGATGCCGCCAAGTTTGAAATTGACAGCCTCAGAAATCAGTACGAGACGACGAGCGAACTTGAGACCAAGGGTATCGAGAGTGAACGTGCTCTTGCCGATGAGCTCAACGACTCGGCCCGTCGGGTTGGAGAGCTCGCCTCTCAAgtccagcagcagcttgcAGCTAATGCACAGCTCCGGGAGCGCCTCTCCAACGCTGTTATTCGAGGCGACAACGATCGCAAGAGCAACTCGGACCGCATTGCTGCCCTTCAAGTTAGCCTCAAGTCCATGGAGGAGAAGCTTATTGCTGCCCAAACAGCATCTGAAGATCGAGTTAACCGTCATGAGGAAGAGATTACTGCTATCCGCGACGCCCATAATGCTCAGCTCCAGCGCATGAGCAACAATGCCAGCTTCTATGGCCCTCGTTCTCCCAGTTTCCAGGCCAACCGCAAGCCATCACTGCTCAGCCCGATCTCGCCTCGATTCCCCGGGTCGCTCCGGTCCCCACGCTTGAGCGAGAAGTCCTTCGAGGAAGCTGCGCAGATGGAGGCACTCCGTCAGCGAGTGACTGAGCTGGAAAAGGCGCTCGAGGATGCCGAGAAGGATATGCAAGACGTCATTGCCAGAATGAGCACAGCTCAGATTGAGGTACTCACCCTTCAAGATGAGCGAGAGGCTGCTGTTCGTGAAACACGACGCCTTCAAAAACTCCTTGAGGAAGAGCGAGTTAAGTCTTTTGAGGACAGATTCAGGACGCTCAGTGGCAACGTCTAA